The Nitrospirota bacterium genome contains the following window.
CCAGCAGACAGCCGATCCGGAAGCCAATATCATTGTCGGACAGGTCATCAATCCCGACATGGGTGACGATTTGGTCGTGACGGTGATTGCGACGGGATTTGAACGGGAGGAGCAGGCTGCTCCGATTCCTTCGGCTGCGGCGCGGAGTCCACGGAATGGGCAACAGGTCGCGACGGGAATGGGCGCCTCGATGGGCGGATCGTATGCAGACCGGCCGCTCAAGGATCTCGATCGCCCAAGTTTCTTGCGACGGCCGAGCGATTCGAGAGAATCGATGGAGCGAGTCGCGGTCGTGGCGGATGATGAATGGGATGTGCCTACGTTTTTACGCAAACAGGTCGACTAAGTCGACAGGTCCGTGACCGTGAATCGTCTCATCGGAGTAGGGCTATGAGTGCAGCGGTCATCACGGTTCCTGCCTTCGCATCCGCACGGGACGGCGTCCGGCATTTTTTCGGCACACGCCGTCATGCGGATTCGTTAGCGCTAGAGGTCGGAGTGCCGGCTCGCCAGTCCGGGGCCCAGGGGCGTGGCTGGCTGCTGTCCGTCAAGCAAGTGCATGGGACTGACGCGCTGGTGGTGGATCGGCCACTGATTGAGTCGGACCAGTTCCCTGGCGGGTGGGACGCGCTGGTGACCGACCAGCCTGGCGTCACGGTGGCGGTGCGTACGGCGGATTGTGTCCCGGTCCTCGTGCATGATCCCCGTCGGCATGTCGTGGCCGCGATTCATGCCGGCTGGCGGGGGGCTGTCGCCGGGATTGTGCCGAAGACGCTTTCGCTCATGGTGGCCAGATTCGGATCGACGCGGTCGGATTTACGAGTCAGCATTGGACCCTCGGCCGGTCCTTGTTGCTATGAAGTGGATGGCCCTGTGCTCGACCAGCTCCAAGCGGGGTTGCCGGATTGGGAATCGGTTGTGCGGGGCTATCGGGGACATAACGCGCGTTTGGATCTCAAGGCCCTGATCCGTCGACAAGTAGAAGGAGATGG
Protein-coding sequences here:
- the pgeF gene encoding peptidoglycan editing factor PgeF, which produces MSAAVITVPAFASARDGVRHFFGTRRHADSLALEVGVPARQSGAQGRGWLLSVKQVHGTDALVVDRPLIESDQFPGGWDALVTDQPGVTVAVRTADCVPVLVHDPRRHVVAAIHAGWRGAVAGIVPKTLSLMVARFGSTRSDLRVSIGPSAGPCCYEVDGPVLDQLQAGLPDWESVVRGYRGHNARLDLKALIRRQVEGDGVASRAVSSVNLCTICHDELFYSYRREGRVNGTMVSGITLASSR